A single window of Chitinophaga sp. XS-30 DNA harbors:
- a CDS encoding SGNH/GDSL hydrolase family protein, translating to MKYSLAFLLSLLLCGATVAFARQQDTTRYTDARELLIIGKALPTNPVWVRWDSSQSIPMTPAVKSLARHSAGIAVLFETNSTYLRVKWSVAQRKFYNNITPIAHSGLDLYAMENGRWQFVNTARPGDRETSFAYPVVSNMDGATRQYMLYLPIYNELTSLEIGVSPQAMLAKPVKPGIDTTRRIVIYGSSILQGASASRAGMTYPSIISRRTSWEMVNLGFSGNGKMEFPVAELLATMPAAVFVLDCIPNPTPAEIRERAYPFIKHLLDKRPEVPVLLVETSNRETGFFDRKIGDVVREKNRLIREVYEQLRKEGYKQLHYLRGADLIGHDHEGTIDGTHNTDIGFMRQAEVILPVLKKLMK from the coding sequence ATGAAATATTCACTTGCCTTTTTGCTCTCTTTATTGTTGTGCGGCGCAACCGTAGCCTTTGCTCGCCAGCAGGACACTACCCGTTATACCGATGCCCGCGAACTGCTGATCATCGGCAAGGCCCTGCCCACAAACCCCGTATGGGTGCGGTGGGACAGCAGCCAGTCCATTCCCATGACGCCGGCAGTCAAATCCCTGGCGAGGCACAGCGCCGGTATAGCTGTGTTATTTGAGACCAATTCCACTTATCTCCGGGTAAAATGGTCCGTTGCACAGCGGAAGTTCTACAACAATATCACACCCATTGCCCACAGCGGGCTGGATCTGTATGCCATGGAGAACGGGCGCTGGCAGTTCGTGAACACCGCACGGCCGGGGGACCGGGAAACCAGTTTCGCTTATCCGGTTGTCAGTAATATGGATGGCGCTACCCGTCAATACATGCTGTACCTTCCGATCTACAATGAACTGACATCGCTGGAGATCGGCGTATCGCCGCAGGCCATGTTGGCCAAACCAGTAAAACCCGGTATTGATACCACCCGGCGCATTGTTATTTATGGCTCCAGTATTCTGCAGGGCGCGTCCGCCAGCCGTGCGGGCATGACCTATCCGTCTATTATCAGCAGGCGTACAAGCTGGGAAATGGTCAATCTCGGTTTCAGCGGCAACGGCAAAATGGAATTTCCGGTAGCGGAACTGCTGGCCACCATGCCGGCAGCTGTTTTTGTGCTGGACTGCATCCCGAATCCCACACCCGCGGAGATCCGCGAACGCGCTTATCCTTTTATCAAACATCTGCTGGACAAACGTCCCGAAGTACCGGTATTGCTTGTGGAAACATCCAACCGGGAAACAGGCTTTTTTGACAGGAAGATCGGCGATGTGGTGCGGGAGAAAAACCGGCTCATCCGTGAAGTGTATGAGCAGTTGCGCAAGGAGGGATACAAGCAGTTGCATTACCTGCGCGGGGCAGACCTGATAGGGCATGACCACGAGGGAACGATCGATGGAACGCACAACACGGATATCGGCTTTATGCGGCAGGCTGAAGTAATCTTGCCCGTACTCAAAAAGCTGATGAAATAA
- a CDS encoding efflux RND transporter permease subunit yields MKDLEKEFKPTSWSIDNKVSIYVITIIISIAGILSYQALPKEQFPEVVFPQFYISTVYDGTSPEDMETLITKPIEKKLKSISGVKKISSSSVQDYSAINIEFDADQDIEAARQEVREKVDEAKSELPSDLEDDPQIIKIDVSQIPIMNVNLSGDFDLQTLKKYADDMQDRIESLNEITRVDIVGALEREIQINLDKYKMEAARVSFEDVIGAVANENRTVTGGLVSMNGQKRTLSVKGEYKDPLKIRDIVIRSASGSVVYLRDIAEVVDGFEEQESYARLDGKSVITLNVIKRSGQNLIDASDKIFKIVDEMKESTLPKGLDVTITADQSESTRVTLHDLINTIIIGFILVTFVLMFFMGAVNAIFVAASVPISMFIAFIIMPGLGFTLNMMVLFSFLLALGIVVDDAIVVIENVHRIFYERKDLGIVKAAKIAAGEVFMPVLSGTLTVLAPFVPLLFWPGIIGSFMYFLPMTLIVTLLASLFVAYIINPVFAVDFMDRHEGENHPKPKFDRKFKVLTAVFFFVALIGYMSSFGVGNFVVCIYLLIVLERFWLGGVARKFQNGFWPRVQNRYRRILSWCIVGWRPVKILFATFGLLLFSIMITGLRNPKVVFFPQADPNFIYAYIELPIGTDQKYTDSITNIIEQRITKVVDGKNNPLVKSIISNVAVGAGDPSQMDLSVQPNKGKVTVAFVEFAKRDGQSTVEYLDKIRDAVKGVPGADITVEQEQGGPPTGKPINIEISGDEFELLATTSERIKRYLDSLQIGGVEELKSDFQSNKPEIIVNIDRERANREGISTVQIQNAIRIAQYGVEASKFRDPEDDYPIRVRLKEDQRNNINTLMNLQITYRDMNMGGQIRQVPLSAVADIEYSNTYAGIKHIDEKRVVTLYSNILTGYNANEVVAAITQAVQEFSPPDGITVKMTGEQEDQLETMNFLLMAMLGAVGLIFMIMVAQFNSVGRALVIFLEILFSIIGVFLGFAIFGMDISIVMTGVGIMALAGIVARNGIVLVEFTDLLVQQGVHINEAVVEAGRTRMTPVLLTAIAAILGLIPLAVGLNIDFAALFSEFNPHIFFGGDNVAFWGPLAWTMVFGLVFATFLTLILVPVMYAMNKRVIDVLDHYKLPRGLKYVPFLVLILKIFLKKETIRKMHDPEYESPRPYNFFNGHADEADKEQAKQAKGVAIH; encoded by the coding sequence ATGAAGGACTTAGAAAAAGAATTTAAACCTACCAGTTGGTCGATCGATAACAAGGTGAGCATCTATGTGATCACCATTATCATCTCCATTGCAGGTATCTTATCCTATCAGGCGCTGCCCAAGGAACAGTTCCCGGAAGTAGTATTCCCGCAATTCTATATCAGCACAGTGTACGACGGCACTTCCCCGGAAGACATGGAAACGCTGATCACCAAGCCCATCGAGAAAAAGCTGAAATCCATCTCCGGCGTAAAGAAAATATCCAGCAGTTCCGTACAGGATTACTCCGCGATCAATATTGAATTCGATGCGGACCAGGATATTGAAGCGGCCCGGCAGGAAGTGCGTGAAAAAGTGGATGAGGCCAAAAGCGAACTGCCCTCGGACCTGGAGGATGATCCGCAGATCATCAAGATAGATGTGTCCCAGATCCCCATCATGAACGTGAACCTGAGCGGTGATTTCGACCTGCAGACCCTGAAAAAGTATGCGGATGATATGCAGGACCGTATTGAATCGCTGAACGAGATCACCCGTGTGGATATTGTGGGCGCACTCGAAAGAGAGATACAGATCAACCTGGACAAATACAAGATGGAAGCGGCCCGGGTGAGCTTTGAAGATGTGATCGGCGCCGTAGCTAACGAGAACAGGACCGTGACCGGTGGTCTCGTGTCCATGAACGGACAGAAACGTACACTCAGTGTGAAAGGGGAATATAAAGACCCCCTGAAGATCCGCGACATCGTGATCCGCAGCGCTTCCGGCTCCGTGGTGTATCTCCGCGATATCGCGGAAGTAGTGGACGGCTTTGAAGAACAGGAAAGTTATGCCCGCCTGGATGGTAAAAGCGTGATCACCCTGAACGTGATCAAACGAAGCGGTCAGAACCTGATCGATGCGTCAGACAAGATATTCAAGATCGTGGATGAAATGAAGGAAAGTACCCTTCCCAAAGGGCTTGATGTGACCATCACGGCAGACCAGTCCGAATCCACCCGCGTTACCCTGCACGATCTGATCAATACCATTATCATCGGGTTTATTCTCGTAACCTTTGTGTTGATGTTCTTCATGGGCGCCGTAAACGCGATCTTCGTGGCCGCATCTGTGCCCATCTCCATGTTCATTGCCTTCATCATCATGCCCGGGCTCGGTTTTACCCTGAATATGATGGTGCTCTTCTCCTTCCTGCTCGCATTGGGTATTGTGGTGGATGATGCCATTGTGGTGATCGAGAACGTGCATCGTATCTTCTATGAACGGAAGGACCTGGGGATCGTGAAAGCCGCGAAAATAGCGGCTGGCGAAGTATTCATGCCGGTGCTCTCCGGTACATTGACGGTGCTGGCGCCTTTCGTGCCGCTGCTGTTCTGGCCGGGCATCATCGGTAGCTTCATGTACTTCCTGCCAATGACCCTCATCGTTACCCTGCTGGCCTCGCTGTTTGTGGCATACATCATCAACCCGGTGTTTGCGGTGGACTTTATGGACCGCCATGAAGGAGAGAACCATCCCAAACCGAAGTTTGACAGGAAGTTCAAAGTGCTCACCGCAGTTTTCTTCTTCGTTGCGCTTATCGGTTATATGAGCAGCTTCGGTGTAGGCAACTTCGTGGTATGCATTTACCTGCTCATTGTACTGGAACGCTTCTGGCTGGGCGGTGTGGCGCGCAAGTTCCAGAATGGTTTCTGGCCGCGCGTGCAGAACAGGTACCGCCGCATCCTGAGCTGGTGCATCGTGGGATGGCGCCCGGTGAAAATATTGTTCGCTACCTTCGGGCTGCTGTTGTTCAGTATTATGATCACCGGTCTCCGCAACCCGAAAGTGGTGTTCTTCCCGCAGGCAGATCCCAACTTCATCTACGCATACATTGAACTGCCTATCGGTACAGATCAGAAATATACAGACTCCATCACCAATATCATCGAGCAACGCATCACCAAGGTAGTGGACGGGAAAAATAACCCGCTCGTGAAATCCATTATCTCGAACGTAGCCGTTGGCGCAGGCGATCCTTCCCAGATGGACCTCAGCGTGCAGCCAAATAAAGGCAAGGTGACCGTAGCATTCGTGGAGTTCGCCAAACGTGACGGGCAGTCTACCGTAGAGTATCTGGACAAGATCCGTGATGCGGTAAAAGGTGTGCCTGGCGCAGACATCACCGTAGAGCAGGAACAAGGCGGGCCTCCCACCGGCAAACCGATCAACATCGAAATTTCCGGAGATGAGTTCGAACTGCTGGCTACTACATCCGAACGCATCAAACGTTACCTGGACAGCCTGCAGATAGGTGGGGTAGAAGAACTGAAGAGCGATTTCCAGAGCAATAAACCGGAGATCATCGTCAACATAGACCGGGAAAGGGCCAACAGGGAAGGGATATCCACCGTGCAGATCCAGAACGCTATCAGGATAGCGCAGTACGGCGTAGAAGCGTCCAAATTCCGTGATCCGGAAGATGATTATCCCATCAGGGTAAGGCTGAAGGAAGATCAGCGCAACAACATCAACACGCTGATGAACCTGCAGATCACTTACCGGGATATGAACATGGGCGGACAGATACGCCAGGTGCCTTTGAGCGCCGTAGCGGATATCGAATACTCCAACACCTACGCCGGCATCAAACACATTGATGAAAAACGCGTAGTGACCTTATATTCCAACATCCTCACCGGTTACAACGCCAATGAGGTAGTAGCCGCCATCACCCAGGCAGTACAGGAATTCAGCCCGCCGGACGGCATCACCGTAAAAATGACCGGTGAGCAGGAAGACCAGCTGGAGACCATGAACTTCCTGTTGATGGCAATGCTGGGAGCAGTAGGCCTGATCTTCATGATCATGGTAGCACAGTTCAATTCCGTTGGCCGTGCGCTGGTGATCTTCCTGGAGATACTGTTCAGTATCATTGGCGTGTTCCTGGGCTTTGCGATATTTGGTATGGACATCTCTATTGTAATGACCGGTGTAGGTATCATGGCGCTGGCCGGTATCGTGGCACGTAACGGTATTGTACTGGTAGAGTTTACAGACCTGCTCGTGCAGCAGGGCGTACATATCAACGAAGCCGTTGTAGAAGCCGGCAGAACACGTATGACGCCGGTATTGCTCACCGCCATCGCAGCCATCCTTGGCCTGATACCGCTGGCCGTAGGGTTGAATATCGACTTCGCGGCGCTGTTCTCCGAATTCAATCCGCATATATTCTTTGGAGGTGATAACGTAGCCTTCTGGGGACCGCTGGCATGGACCATGGTATTTGGCCTCGTGTTCGCCACCTTCCTCACCCTGATCCTCGTACCCGTGATGTATGCCATGAACAAACGTGTGATAGATGTACTGGATCATTACAAGCTGCCCCGCGGACTGAAATATGTTCCGTTCCTGGTGCTGATCCTGAAGATCTTTTTGAAAAAAGAAACCATCAGGAAAATGCACGACCCGGAATATGAGTCGCCCCGCCCTTACAACTTCTTCAACGGTCATGCCGACGAAGCAGACAAGGAGCAGGCGAAACAGGCGAAGGGAGTAGCCATTCATTAA
- a CDS encoding RNA polymerase sigma factor: protein MQDPSLIEKNILLLVAEGDRAAFNSLLHTCWNKVYTLSLTYLRSVEDAQEITQDVFLKVWQSRSQLPAIRNFDGWLFVLTRNEVLSELRKKKVRPVISAEPGEREEDTILPDHPLIYKEASAFIAKGIAALPPMRKKVFMLSRMEGKSYEEIATLLQISRNGVKDHIVKALHFLRNYLHEHEGDVLLLILLFMQHMKS from the coding sequence ATGCAGGACCCGTCGCTTATTGAAAAGAATATATTGCTTCTTGTTGCGGAAGGGGACAGGGCGGCTTTTAACAGCCTCCTGCATACATGCTGGAACAAAGTTTATACCCTGTCACTCACCTACCTCCGGTCTGTGGAAGATGCACAGGAGATCACACAGGACGTTTTTCTGAAAGTCTGGCAATCCCGCAGCCAGTTGCCTGCCATCCGGAATTTTGACGGATGGTTGTTTGTGCTGACCCGCAATGAAGTGCTCTCTGAACTGCGTAAAAAGAAAGTACGCCCGGTTATTTCCGCAGAACCGGGAGAAAGGGAGGAAGATACCATTCTGCCGGATCACCCGCTGATCTATAAAGAAGCCAGTGCCTTTATTGCAAAGGGAATAGCAGCGTTGCCGCCCATGCGTAAGAAAGTGTTTATGCTTAGCAGGATGGAGGGGAAAAGTTATGAAGAGATCGCCACGCTGCTGCAGATATCCCGCAATGGCGTGAAGGACCATATCGTAAAGGCCCTGCATTTTCTCCGCAATTACCTGCATGAACATGAGGGTGATGTATTGTTGCTGATCCTGCTGTTCATGCAGCATATGAAAAGTTGA
- a CDS encoding TIGR00266 family protein — MLKNHEIDYRIHGEEMQIVEIELDPQESAVAESGSFMMMDGEIRMETLFGDGSGRQQGIFGKLMSAGKRLITGESLFITAFTNVGQGKKRVSFAAPYPGKIIPMDLSLLGGKIVCQKDAFLCAARGVNVGIEFQRRLGTGIFGGEGFIMQKLEGDGLAFVHAGGLVVEKELQPGELLKVDTGCVVAYTQQIDFDIEFIRGIRNMVFGGEGLFFAVLRGPGKVWLQSLPISRLASRVLAYGTGPRKEEGSILGGLGNLLDGDGR; from the coding sequence ATGCTTAAAAATCATGAGATCGACTACCGCATACACGGTGAGGAGATGCAGATCGTAGAAATAGAACTGGACCCGCAGGAAAGTGCCGTAGCGGAAAGCGGCAGTTTTATGATGATGGACGGAGAGATCAGGATGGAAACCCTCTTTGGCGATGGCTCCGGCCGTCAGCAGGGGATCTTCGGCAAACTGATGTCCGCCGGCAAGCGCCTGATCACCGGTGAAAGCCTTTTTATCACCGCGTTCACGAACGTCGGGCAGGGCAAGAAACGGGTGAGTTTTGCCGCTCCCTATCCCGGCAAGATCATTCCGATGGATTTATCCTTATTAGGCGGAAAGATCGTCTGCCAGAAAGATGCATTCCTTTGCGCGGCGCGCGGCGTGAATGTGGGCATTGAATTCCAGCGCCGCCTGGGCACCGGTATCTTTGGCGGGGAAGGCTTCATTATGCAAAAGCTGGAAGGCGATGGCCTGGCTTTCGTTCACGCCGGCGGCCTGGTGGTGGAAAAGGAACTGCAGCCCGGGGAATTGTTGAAAGTGGATACCGGTTGTGTAGTAGCATATACACAGCAGATAGATTTTGATATAGAGTTTATCCGGGGGATCCGCAATATGGTATTCGGTGGGGAGGGGCTGTTCTTCGCCGTGCTGAGAGGGCCGGGCAAGGTATGGCTGCAAAGCCTGCCGATCAGCCGGCTGGCGAGCCGGGTACTGGCATACGGCACCGGGCCCCGGAAAGAGGAAGGCAGTATCCTTGGCGGGCTGGGAAATTTGCTGGATGGGGATGGCAGATAA
- a CDS encoding FecR family protein, producing MSETRFSALLELYVTGRLSAADKAEFFQMLHSGHYDEQLEQIMEEDWRTGRYEEEENQLLRSLIAEKVNFRIDSELADKKAVRPRISWLQSPWLRYAAVLALLLSIGAYFWLQQRPAGNTAVADVAPGGTKAILTLQDGSAIPLDSTGRQSIRQGRSTVLQQGGQLQYDVQGKADVILHNTLTTPRGGQFRIILPDGSKVWLNAASSIRYPTAFAGKERLVEVSGEVYFEIAPDAQMPFVVKMQQGNRVEVLGTHFNLNAYTDEPAIQTTLLEGAVRVSNATGNAVLSPGQQALVSPDNSIRVVPHRNAAQVVAWKDGLFNFEGATLEDVMRQLARWYDIDIVYEKGIPPIGFGGKIERDLTLTGVLKVLQTAGVHFRLEGKRLVVMP from the coding sequence ATGAGCGAAACGCGATTCAGCGCCTTACTGGAATTATATGTTACCGGCCGTTTGTCGGCAGCCGATAAAGCGGAATTCTTTCAAATGCTGCACAGTGGCCATTATGACGAGCAACTGGAGCAAATAATGGAAGAGGACTGGCGTACCGGCCGTTATGAGGAGGAAGAGAACCAGCTCCTGCGCTCCCTGATTGCCGAAAAAGTAAACTTCCGGATCGACAGCGAGCTTGCTGACAAGAAAGCCGTTCGCCCGCGTATATCATGGCTGCAAAGCCCCTGGCTGCGATATGCAGCGGTACTTGCATTGTTGCTGAGCATCGGCGCATACTTCTGGCTGCAACAGCGGCCTGCGGGAAATACTGCCGTGGCGGACGTAGCCCCTGGCGGCACAAAAGCCATACTCACCCTGCAGGACGGTTCCGCCATTCCGCTGGATAGTACCGGCCGGCAAAGCATCCGGCAGGGCCGGAGCACGGTACTGCAACAAGGAGGGCAACTGCAATATGATGTACAGGGGAAAGCAGATGTGATCCTGCATAATACGCTGACAACTCCCCGTGGCGGACAGTTCAGGATCATACTGCCCGATGGCAGTAAAGTTTGGCTGAACGCAGCTTCCTCCATTCGTTATCCTACTGCATTTGCCGGAAAAGAGCGGCTGGTGGAAGTTTCAGGAGAAGTATATTTTGAAATAGCCCCGGACGCGCAAATGCCTTTTGTGGTAAAAATGCAGCAGGGCAACCGCGTGGAAGTATTGGGCACACATTTTAACCTGAACGCATATACGGACGAACCTGCTATACAAACAACACTGCTGGAAGGCGCCGTGCGTGTGAGCAATGCCACCGGCAATGCGGTGTTGTCGCCCGGCCAGCAGGCGCTGGTATCGCCGGATAACAGCATCCGGGTTGTACCGCACAGGAATGCGGCGCAGGTAGTGGCCTGGAAGGACGGGCTTTTCAATTTCGAAGGCGCCACGCTGGAAGACGTTATGCGCCAGCTCGCACGCTGGTACGACATCGATATTGTATATGAGAAGGGAATACCGCCCATTGGCTTTGGCGGAAAGATAGAAAGGGACCTTACACTGACGGGGGTATTGAAGGTGCTGCAAACAGCAGGGGTACATTTCAGGCTGGAGGGGAAACGGCTCGTTGTAATGCCGTAA
- a CDS encoding 2'-5' RNA ligase family protein, translating to MNFERNERPRKYSPGYNRDQQEPNQDQEGGEFKKPEFGKDGERPYTPRSEGGYTPREGGYTPREGGYTPRREGGYTPRGEGYTPRGGDGNFNREGTYNREGGGYPPRNEGGGYRDRDGGGGYNRDRDGGGYNRDRGEGGGGYGGGYDRGGGGYDRGGGGYNRGGGGYDRGGGGGGYDRGGGGGYDRGGGGGYGGGGGYNRGGGGGYDRGGGGGGYDRGGGGGYNRGGGGGGYNRGGGGGGFNRGGGGGGFNRGGGGQGRGQGGPRNFNRPPKVDNKIYFIALLPTAEVGKEIIKIKQDFAEQYGPTYALKVLPHITLQVPFTADPSLERAFCEELTEFAKTQAPFEVSLNGFGTFPNKQNRVLFINVEKSETMSAMHRQLINFLRKEFGFSTMLARTGFTPHVTVAFKDLDDAQFEKAWPEYENKEYTATFKVNNLYFLRHNGKSWEVLQKCKLGGA from the coding sequence ATGAATTTTGAGAGAAACGAACGCCCCCGAAAGTATTCTCCTGGCTACAACAGAGATCAGCAAGAACCCAACCAAGACCAGGAAGGTGGTGAATTCAAGAAACCCGAATTTGGCAAAGACGGAGAAAGACCTTACACTCCCCGTAGTGAAGGCGGTTACACTCCCCGCGAAGGTGGTTATACCCCGCGTGAAGGAGGTTATACGCCCCGCCGGGAAGGAGGTTATACCCCCCGTGGAGAAGGCTATACTCCCAGAGGAGGAGATGGCAATTTTAACCGTGAAGGAACATACAACCGCGAAGGCGGCGGCTATCCCCCCCGTAATGAGGGTGGTGGATACCGCGACCGTGATGGCGGCGGTGGTTACAATCGTGATCGTGACGGCGGCGGCTATAACCGCGACCGTGGCGAAGGCGGTGGTGGCTACGGCGGCGGTTACGACCGTGGCGGCGGTGGTTATGACCGTGGTGGCGGCGGGTACAACCGCGGCGGCGGCGGATATGATCGCGGCGGCGGTGGTGGTGGCTACGACCGTGGCGGTGGTGGCGGTTACGATCGCGGTGGCGGTGGTGGCTATGGCGGCGGCGGCGGATACAACCGTGGCGGCGGTGGTGGTTACGATCGCGGCGGTGGCGGCGGCGGTTATGACCGTGGCGGCGGCGGTGGATACAACCGTGGCGGTGGCGGCGGTGGATATAATCGCGGCGGCGGCGGTGGTGGCTTCAACCGCGGTGGCGGTGGAGGCGGCTTCAACCGTGGCGGCGGCGGACAAGGCCGTGGCCAGGGTGGTCCCAGAAATTTCAACCGTCCTCCCAAAGTAGATAACAAGATCTATTTTATCGCTTTGCTGCCCACAGCTGAAGTAGGTAAAGAGATCATCAAGATAAAACAGGACTTCGCGGAACAATATGGTCCCACTTACGCACTGAAAGTATTACCGCACATCACCCTGCAGGTACCTTTCACCGCAGACCCGAGCCTCGAAAGAGCATTCTGTGAGGAACTGACGGAATTTGCCAAGACGCAGGCGCCATTTGAAGTGTCCCTGAACGGCTTCGGCACCTTCCCGAACAAACAGAACCGCGTACTGTTCATCAACGTGGAGAAAAGCGAAACCATGAGCGCCATGCATCGCCAGCTGATCAATTTCCTCCGGAAAGAATTCGGCTTCAGCACTATGCTTGCCCGTACAGGCTTCACTCCGCACGTAACCGTTGCCTTCAAAGACCTCGACGACGCACAGTTCGAAAAGGCATGGCCGGAATACGAAAACAAAGAATATACCGCTACTTTCAAAGTCAACAACCTCTACTTCCTGCGCCATAACGGCAAGTCATGGGAAGTACTGCAGAAATGCAAACTGGGCGGCGCCTGA